The Deltaproteobacteria bacterium sequence AGTAACATCCGCCCGCTCGGCTCCCCGAAAAGACCATCGCGATCATCAATTAACTTAAAACAGGGACGTTCCTCTTAAAAACGGGGACGTTCCTGAACTTTTTTCCATCACACGCCAGAAAAAGTTCAGGAACGTCCCCGTTTTTAAGAGGAACGTCCCCGTTTTTTTTAAGGAACGTCCCCGTTTGTAAGTTAAAAAAATGCCCGCCGGGGAGTTGCGCCCCGGCGGGCATCCTTGCATCGGGGGCAGCGGGTTTTCTACCGCCGCCAGGTCGGCTGTTTCAGAACTCTACTTCACGTCGACCGGGATCCGCATCGAGTAGAACGACCGCCATACGAAGACGGCGGAGATGAGGAAGAAGACGGCCGCGAGGCCCGTGGTGATCGTCTTGTCCGTGATCGTGATGGCCAGTTCGACGGCCAGCAGGCCGAACAGGGTGGTGAACTTGATGACCGGGTTCATGGCGACCGAGGAGGTGTCCTTGAACGGGTCGCCGACGGTGTCGCCCACGACGGTGGCGGCGTGCAGCTCGGTCCCCTTCATGTTGAGCTCGGTCTCGACGAGCTTCTTGGCGTTGTCCCAGGCGCCGCCTGCGTCGGCCATGAAGATCGCCTGGTAGAGCCCGAAGATCGCGATGGAGATGAGATAACCGATGAAGTAATAATGGTTGACGCAGGCGAACGACAGGGTCCCGAAGAAGACCGCACAGAATATGTTGAACATCCCCTTCTGGGCGTACTGCGTGCAGATCTCGACGACCTTCTTGCTGTCTTCCACCGAGGCCTTCTCGGCTCCCGCGTCCAGCTTGATGTTCCTCTTGATGAAATCCACCGCGCGATAGGCGCCGGTGGCGACGGCCTGGGTGGCCGCGCCGGAGAACCAGAAGATCATCGCCCCGCCTGTGACAAGCCCCAGCAGGAAGACCGGGTTCAGTATCGAGAGCCCGGCCGCCACGTCGGCTTTGCCGAACATCTTTTCCAGCACCTGGATGATGGAAAAGATCAGCGTCGTGGCCCCGACCACGGCGGTCCCGATGAGGACCGGCTTGGCGGTGGCCTTGAAGGTGTTGCCGGCGCCGTCGTTCTCCTCGAGGTACATCTTGGCTTCCTCGAAGTCGGGGGTGAAGCCGAAGTCCTTTTTGATTTCCTCGGAGATGTTGGGAAGCGTCTCTATGGTGGAAAGCTCGTACACCGACTGGGCGTTGTCCGTCACCGGGCCGTAGGAGTCTACCGCGATGGTGACCGGCCCCATCCCGAGGAACCCGAAGGCGACCAGGCCGAAGGCGAAAATCGCGGGCGCCGCCATGATGCCGCCCAGCCCCGCAGTGCTGACGCCGTATGCAATCGCCATCAGGGCGATGATCGCGAACCCCATCCAGTACGCGCTGAAGTACCCCGCCACGATGCCGGAGAGGATGTTCAGGGACGCCCCGCCTTCACGTGAGGCGGTGACGATCTCGCGAACGTGCCCGGAGTTGGTGGAAGTGAAGACCTTGACCAGCTCCGGGATCAGGGCGCCGGCGATCGTGCCGCAGGTGATGATCGTCGCAAGCTTCCACCACAGGGACGCGTCACCCTGCAGACTGGGGACCAGGAGGTATGACAGGAGGTAGGTCATCGCGATGGAGACGAACGATGTCAGCCATACCAGCGTGGTGAGCGGAATCTCGAAGTTGAATTTTTTCGCGTCGGCGAACTTCGCACTCGCGATCATCCCGTTGATGTAGTAGGAGACGGCGCTGGTGACGATCATCCCGATGCGCATCACGAAGATCCATACC is a genomic window containing:
- a CDS encoding sodium-translocating pyrophosphatase, which encodes MLSKARRLKLSTVARILAVCAIPLFILTFAAVANASEAELKIPDLGSVSFLGMSGHNLLVGGLVICLLGMGFGFMQFLAIKNLPVHKAMLEISELIYETCKTYLITQGKFIALLWAFIAAIMVVYFGFLLHYATVQVVIIVIFSIIGILGSYGVAWFGIRINTYANSRTAFAGLRGKPFPTMEIPLKSGMSVGMMLISVELVIMLFILLYVPGDYAGPCFIGFAIGESLGAAALRIAGGIFTKIADIGSDLMKIVFKIKEDDARNPGVIADCTGDNAGDSVGPTADGFETYGVTGVALITFIILAVPNPVTQIMLLVWIFVMRIGMIVTSAVSYYINGMIASAKFADAKKFNFEIPLTTLVWLTSFVSIAMTYLLSYLLVPSLQGDASLWWKLATIITCGTIAGALIPELVKVFTSTNSGHVREIVTASREGGASLNILSGIVAGYFSAYWMGFAIIALMAIAYGVSTAGLGGIMAAPAIFAFGLVAFGFLGMGPVTIAVDSYGPVTDNAQSVYELSTIETLPNISEEIKKDFGFTPDFEEAKMYLEENDGAGNTFKATAKPVLIGTAVVGATTLIFSIIQVLEKMFGKADVAAGLSILNPVFLLGLVTGGAMIFWFSGAATQAVATGAYRAVDFIKRNIKLDAGAEKASVEDSKKVVEICTQYAQKGMFNIFCAVFFGTLSFACVNHYYFIGYLISIAIFGLYQAIFMADAGGAWDNAKKLVETELNMKGTELHAATVVGDTVGDPFKDTSSVAMNPVIKFTTLFGLLAVELAITITDKTITTGLAAVFFLISAVFVWRSFYSMRIPVDVK